A genomic region of Micromonospora sp. NBRC 110009 contains the following coding sequences:
- a CDS encoding general stress protein, producing the protein MTRPSTPSAAWRPGMPGGDNLPSGPGGRPAAPSGDGHGPQAGPPTVTIGSYPDYPSAQRVVDYLADNRFPVERTSIVGTNLTLVETVMGRMTTGRAALVGAGTGAWFGLFIGLLFGIFTAGSWLAVILAGLVIGAIWGAVFGAVAHAMTGGQRDFTSASSLRASQYAVTVEADVAEQARQLLGRMHLTPTGATAR; encoded by the coding sequence ATGACCAGACCCTCGACTCCGTCCGCGGCCTGGCGACCCGGGATGCCGGGCGGCGACAACCTCCCGTCCGGTCCGGGCGGTCGTCCGGCCGCGCCGAGCGGGGACGGGCACGGGCCGCAGGCGGGCCCGCCGACCGTCACGATCGGCTCGTATCCGGACTATCCGTCCGCGCAGCGGGTGGTCGACTATCTGGCGGACAACCGGTTCCCGGTGGAACGAACCTCGATCGTCGGGACCAACCTCACCCTGGTGGAGACGGTCATGGGCCGGATGACCACCGGCCGGGCCGCCCTGGTGGGCGCGGGCACGGGCGCCTGGTTCGGGCTCTTCATCGGCCTGCTCTTCGGCATCTTCACCGCCGGGAGCTGGCTCGCGGTGATCCTGGCCGGATTGGTGATCGGCGCGATCTGGGGTGCCGTGTTCGGCGCGGTCGCCCACGCGATGACCGGGGGGCAGCGGGACTTCACCTCGGCCAGTTCGCTACGAGCCAGCCAGTACGCGGTGACCGTGGAGGCCGACGTGGCCGAACAGGCCCGGCAGCTGCTGGGTCGGATGCACCTCACCCCGACCGGCGCGACCGCCCGGTAG
- a CDS encoding DUF1684 domain-containing protein, with protein sequence MDDLDLLDWRERTTRLYLSDLDLAGFRAARDEMFRGHPQSPLPAADRAAFTGLRYHPPNPEAVVEAPLRPASGTESIDTGGPDGVVRYRRVAVADTAWGPLTLWWIEAYGGGLFVPLRDATCGVEAYGGGRYLTDTVKGTFGRGLTMLPGGRVRLDANYLYNPSCAYDDRWACPLAPPENRLDVPIQAGELAYRG encoded by the coding sequence GTGGACGATCTCGACCTGCTCGACTGGCGCGAGCGGACGACCCGGCTGTACCTGTCGGACCTCGACCTGGCCGGGTTCCGGGCGGCCCGCGACGAGATGTTCCGCGGGCACCCGCAGAGCCCGCTGCCCGCTGCCGACCGGGCCGCATTCACCGGCCTGCGCTACCACCCCCCGAACCCGGAGGCCGTGGTGGAGGCGCCGCTGCGGCCCGCCTCGGGCACCGAGAGCATCGACACCGGCGGCCCGGACGGAGTGGTGCGCTACCGCCGGGTGGCGGTCGCCGACACGGCCTGGGGGCCGCTCACCCTGTGGTGGATCGAGGCGTACGGGGGCGGGCTGTTCGTGCCGCTGCGCGATGCCACCTGCGGCGTCGAGGCGTACGGCGGCGGGCGCTACCTGACCGACACGGTGAAGGGGACCTTCGGGCGCGGCCTGACCATGCTGCCCGGCGGCCGGGTGCGACTCGATGCCAACTACCTCTACAACCCGAGCTGCGCCTACGACGACCGCTGGGCCTGCCCGCTCGCCCCGCCCGAGAACCGCCTCGACGTGCCGATCCAGGCGGGGGAGCTGGCCTACCGGGGCTGA
- a CDS encoding TetR/AcrR family transcriptional regulator, whose translation MTERALRADAQHNQERLLAVAAEAFAREGTQASLKAIAQQAGVGIGTLYRRFPTRETLVEAVYRSEVTRLCAAAKRLLDTMPPDAALSAWMEEFVDFMAAKRGMADVLRPVLLSDEDRMQTRALLRAAIATLLDAGATAGTTRPGVDPYEVLMGLGGITMIAGEEQQRELASRLIGLLLHGIIRPRDERQQPHG comes from the coding sequence GTGACCGAGCGAGCCCTGCGGGCGGACGCGCAGCACAACCAGGAGCGGCTGCTCGCGGTTGCCGCGGAGGCCTTCGCGCGAGAGGGCACCCAGGCGTCACTGAAGGCGATCGCCCAGCAGGCCGGCGTCGGGATCGGCACGCTGTACCGGCGCTTCCCCACCCGCGAGACCCTCGTGGAGGCGGTGTACCGCAGCGAGGTCACCCGGCTCTGCGCGGCCGCCAAGCGGTTGCTCGACACGATGCCACCCGACGCGGCGCTGTCCGCCTGGATGGAGGAGTTCGTCGACTTCATGGCGGCCAAACGCGGGATGGCGGACGTGCTGCGACCGGTCCTGCTCTCGGACGAGGACCGGATGCAGACCCGCGCGCTGCTCCGTGCCGCGATCGCGACGCTGCTCGACGCAGGCGCGACCGCCGGCACCACGCGTCCCGGCGTCGACCCCTACGAGGTGCTCATGGGCCTCGGCGGTATCACCATGATCGCCGGCGAGGAGCAGCAGCGGGAACTCGCCAGCCGCCTCATCGGCCTGCTACTGCACGGGATCATCCGACCGCGGGACGAGCGACAGCAGCCGCACGGCTAG
- a CDS encoding SDR family NAD(P)-dependent oxidoreductase — translation MTTPFGATSTAAEVIAGVDLTGRRAVVTGGSSGLGVETARALAGAGAAVTLAVRDVAAGARVARHVTATTGNEQVRVAPLDLADQGSVAAFVSAWSGPLHMLVNNAGIMATPLLRTAQGWEMQFATNHLGHFALANGMHRALAAAGGARIVAVSSVGHVNGDVDVDDLNFERRPYDPWLAYGQSKTANILFAVEAATRWADDGITANALNPGRIIGTNLGRHIGDIGNAPASFDPTSTDVSWKTIEQGAATSVLLAGSPLADAVTGRYFEDCQEAGPHRPGVRRGVADYALAPEAAARLWQVSADLIATALG, via the coding sequence GTGACCACCCCCTTCGGGGCCACCTCGACCGCCGCCGAGGTCATTGCCGGCGTCGACCTGACGGGACGCCGTGCGGTGGTGACCGGCGGGTCGTCCGGCCTCGGTGTCGAGACCGCCCGGGCCCTGGCGGGTGCCGGTGCGGCGGTCACCCTGGCGGTGCGCGACGTGGCGGCCGGCGCACGGGTCGCCCGTCACGTGACCGCGACGACCGGCAACGAACAGGTGCGGGTTGCGCCGTTGGACCTGGCCGATCAAGGGTCCGTCGCGGCATTCGTCTCGGCCTGGTCCGGACCGCTGCACATGCTGGTCAACAACGCCGGGATCATGGCCACCCCACTGCTGCGCACGGCGCAGGGCTGGGAGATGCAGTTCGCGACCAACCACCTGGGCCACTTCGCCCTGGCCAACGGCATGCACCGGGCCCTGGCCGCAGCCGGTGGCGCGCGGATTGTCGCGGTCAGTTCCGTGGGGCACGTCAACGGCGACGTCGACGTCGACGACCTCAACTTCGAGCGCCGGCCGTACGATCCCTGGCTCGCGTACGGGCAGTCGAAGACGGCCAACATCCTGTTCGCGGTCGAGGCCGCAACGCGGTGGGCCGACGACGGCATCACGGCGAACGCGCTGAACCCCGGCCGGATCATCGGAACGAACCTGGGCCGCCACATCGGCGACATCGGCAACGCGCCGGCGTCCTTCGATCCCACCAGCACCGATGTGTCCTGGAAGACCATCGAACAGGGCGCTGCGACGTCCGTCCTGCTCGCCGGGTCGCCGTTGGCCGACGCCGTCACCGGACGCTACTTCGAGGACTGCCAGGAGGCCGGCCCGCACCGGCCCGGCGTACGACGCGGCGTCGCCGACTACGCGCTCGCCCCCGAGGCCGCAGCCCGGCTCTGGCAGGTCTCCGCCGATCTGATCGCTACCGCGCTCGGCTGA
- a CDS encoding SDR family NAD(P)-dependent oxidoreductase, protein MPGRLQDTVALVTGASSGIGEATARSLAAEGAAVVVVARRRERIEELAGKIRTEGGAALAVEADITEQEQGIAAVERAVSELGRLDILVNNAGLGLLGPVLGTPTEEWDRMLAVNLQGLLYVTHAALPHLLRAAEDSPRRVADMVNISSTGGRVARPGQAVYSLTKFGVNAFSESLRQEVLRKRLRVSVIEPGTVSTEFASRSRDEVREQIDQQIAGLELLRPEDIAEAITFVVTRERRVSVNEILVRASDQTW, encoded by the coding sequence ATGCCTGGCCGCCTGCAGGACACCGTCGCTCTGGTGACCGGCGCCAGTAGCGGCATCGGCGAGGCGACCGCCCGTAGCCTTGCCGCCGAGGGTGCCGCCGTCGTGGTGGTTGCTCGCCGCCGCGAACGGATCGAGGAGCTGGCCGGCAAGATTCGCACCGAGGGTGGCGCGGCGCTCGCGGTGGAAGCCGACATCACAGAGCAAGAGCAGGGGATCGCCGCCGTCGAGCGGGCGGTGTCCGAGCTGGGCCGCCTGGACATTCTGGTGAACAACGCCGGGTTGGGCCTCCTCGGACCGGTCCTCGGTACGCCGACCGAGGAGTGGGACCGCATGCTGGCAGTGAACCTCCAGGGGTTGCTCTACGTCACCCACGCAGCACTTCCGCACCTGCTCCGCGCCGCCGAGGATTCGCCCCGTCGGGTCGCGGACATGGTCAACATCAGCTCCACCGGCGGGCGCGTGGCCCGGCCCGGTCAGGCGGTGTACAGCCTGACGAAGTTCGGCGTCAACGCGTTCTCCGAATCGCTGCGCCAGGAGGTCCTGCGGAAGCGTCTACGCGTGAGTGTGATCGAACCCGGAACCGTCAGCACCGAGTTCGCCTCGCGCTCTCGCGACGAGGTCAGGGAGCAGATCGACCAGCAGATCGCTGGGCTGGAGCTGCTGCGCCCCGAAGACATCGCCGAGGCGATCACCTTCGTCGTCACCCGGGAGCGCCGGGTCTCCGTCAACGAGATCCTCGTCCGCGCCAGCGACCAGACCTGGTAG
- a CDS encoding low temperature requirement protein A — MGEPGSGRRTESIWRRASLLELFFDLVFVFALDQLGMRLINELNTGRPLRLGETVETVLLFLALWFMWVSTVATTSVRPPDSLLIQTVVFISMAGAVVMAVAVQGFGQRVFVFASTYIAANMGRQLLLVVVRPRWIATPTLLSGVVSIVPWMAGALVDDDDLRAALWALALALEYGGLVVGWLRYGVAIAGEHLAERLEQFLLIALGAAIFLSGRALSNSDFGIPHAAGFGLAFVATVLLWRIYLYRAGLTLAPAITRARNPVRQSVGVAGSHLLMIAGVVLAGVGFELYISEPAGRPDPRWLVAILGGPALFLAGRAPFELQVFGRISRSRLTGLLALGLLIPATWHAPPLAAGGAAAAVLAGIAGSDAWRARGRAPELPAPRI; from the coding sequence ATGGGTGAGCCGGGTAGCGGGCGGCGCACGGAGAGCATCTGGCGGCGGGCAAGTCTCCTGGAGCTTTTCTTCGATCTTGTCTTCGTGTTCGCGCTCGATCAGCTCGGGATGCGGCTGATCAACGAGCTCAACACTGGGCGCCCGCTCCGGCTCGGCGAGACGGTGGAGACCGTCCTGCTGTTCCTGGCGCTCTGGTTCATGTGGGTGTCGACGGTCGCCACCACCAGCGTTCGGCCCCCGGATTCACTGCTGATCCAGACCGTGGTGTTCATATCGATGGCTGGCGCCGTGGTGATGGCCGTCGCGGTGCAGGGGTTCGGGCAGCGGGTTTTCGTCTTCGCCAGCACCTACATAGCGGCCAATATGGGCCGCCAGCTGCTTCTTGTGGTCGTCCGACCGCGGTGGATCGCCACCCCGACCCTGCTCTCCGGGGTCGTGAGCATAGTGCCGTGGATGGCGGGGGCGCTGGTGGACGACGACGATCTCCGCGCCGCGCTCTGGGCCCTCGCGCTGGCCCTCGAATACGGCGGGCTGGTGGTCGGCTGGCTGCGATACGGCGTAGCGATCGCTGGTGAGCACCTGGCCGAGCGGTTGGAGCAGTTCTTGTTGATCGCATTGGGTGCCGCGATATTCCTGTCCGGCAGAGCCCTGAGCAACAGCGACTTCGGCATCCCGCATGCAGCCGGGTTCGGTCTGGCCTTCGTCGCCACCGTGCTGCTCTGGCGGATCTATCTCTACCGGGCCGGGCTCACCCTGGCGCCGGCCATCACCCGCGCCAGGAACCCGGTCCGGCAGTCCGTGGGAGTCGCCGGGAGTCACCTGCTCATGATCGCCGGTGTGGTCCTGGCAGGTGTCGGCTTCGAGCTGTACATCAGCGAGCCGGCCGGCCGGCCGGATCCGCGGTGGCTCGTCGCCATCCTTGGCGGGCCCGCGCTGTTCCTGGCCGGGCGGGCGCCCTTCGAGCTGCAGGTCTTCGGCCGGATCTCCCGATCGAGGCTGACCGGCCTCCTCGCCCTGGGCCTCCTGATCCCGGCCACGTGGCACGCGCCACCCCTGGCTGCCGGTGGCGCCGCCGCAGCGGTACTGGCCGGAATCGCCGGCTCGGACGCTTGGCGCGCCCGGGGTCGCGCCCCCGAGCTTCCCGCCCCACGGATCTGA
- a CDS encoding MarR family winged helix-turn-helix transcriptional regulator codes for MTESLTPERMAAWRAYIEASQRLFTQLEDDLRTASELSFADYHVLVLLSEAPGQRLRMGELASRLVFSPSRLTYQITSMQKRGLVAKESCPEDRRGSEAVLTAAGLLTLREAAPHHLRSVRTHLMDDLDDAEIACLTRVFERLGRRLRADRDASSTPADK; via the coding sequence GTGACCGAGAGCCTGACCCCCGAGCGGATGGCCGCCTGGCGCGCGTACATCGAGGCGAGCCAGCGGCTGTTCACGCAGCTCGAGGACGACCTGCGCACGGCGAGCGAGCTGAGCTTCGCCGACTACCACGTGCTGGTGCTGCTCTCCGAGGCACCGGGGCAGCGGCTGCGGATGGGCGAGCTGGCCAGCCGACTGGTCTTCTCGCCGAGCCGGCTGACGTACCAGATCACCTCGATGCAGAAGCGCGGGCTGGTGGCCAAGGAGTCCTGCCCGGAGGACCGCCGCGGCAGCGAGGCGGTCCTCACCGCCGCCGGCCTGCTCACGCTGCGCGAGGCCGCGCCGCACCACCTGCGATCCGTGCGCACCCACCTGATGGACGACCTCGACGACGCCGAGATCGCCTGCCTCACCCGGGTCTTCGAGCGGCTCGGCCGGCGCCTGCGCGCCGACCGCGACGCGTCGTCCACCCCGGCCGACAAGTAA
- a CDS encoding pirin family protein, with the protein MPAITVDDVLVLPRLPELAESTTFRPVRRLTTAPSGYEGEGFPVRRAFAGVPMTELDPFIHLDQMGEVDYAPGEPKGTPWHPHRGFETVTYMIDGIMDHQDSQGGGGSITDGDTQWMTAGRGLLHIEAPPEHLVTSGGLFHGLQLWVNLPKVAKMNPPRYQDIRGRESALLTTPDGGALIRVIAGEVAGHRGPGSTHTPITIAHVTLQPGAELSLPWRPDFNALVYVLAGRGTVGTDRRPIHLGQLAVHGPGDALRVTADPQQDSNTPALELYIMGGQPIREPVAHYGPFVMNTRAELIQAVEDYQAGRLGVIPAERLPHTGGEGARA; encoded by the coding sequence ATGCCCGCCATCACCGTCGACGACGTCCTCGTCCTGCCCCGCCTGCCGGAGCTCGCCGAGTCCACCACCTTCCGCCCGGTCCGCCGGCTGACCACCGCGCCGAGCGGCTACGAGGGCGAGGGCTTCCCGGTCCGCCGGGCCTTCGCCGGGGTCCCGATGACCGAGCTGGACCCGTTCATCCACCTCGACCAGATGGGAGAGGTGGACTACGCGCCGGGCGAGCCGAAGGGCACCCCGTGGCACCCGCACCGGGGCTTCGAGACCGTGACCTACATGATCGACGGGATCATGGACCACCAGGACTCGCAGGGTGGCGGCGGCAGCATCACCGACGGCGACACCCAGTGGATGACGGCCGGACGTGGCCTGCTGCACATCGAGGCGCCGCCGGAGCACCTGGTGACGAGCGGCGGCCTGTTCCACGGCCTCCAGCTCTGGGTCAACCTGCCCAAGGTGGCGAAGATGAACCCGCCGCGGTACCAGGACATCCGCGGCCGGGAGTCGGCGCTGCTGACCACACCGGACGGCGGCGCGCTGATCCGGGTGATCGCCGGTGAGGTCGCCGGGCACCGCGGCCCGGGCTCGACGCACACCCCGATCACCATCGCCCACGTGACGCTGCAGCCCGGCGCCGAGCTGAGCCTGCCCTGGCGGCCGGACTTCAACGCGCTGGTCTACGTGCTGGCCGGGCGGGGCACCGTCGGCACCGACCGCCGGCCGATCCACCTCGGTCAGCTCGCGGTGCACGGCCCGGGCGACGCGCTGCGGGTCACCGCCGATCCTCAGCAGGACTCGAACACCCCGGCCCTGGAGCTGTACATCATGGGTGGGCAGCCGATCCGGGAGCCGGTGGCGCACTACGGCCCGTTCGTGATGAACACCCGGGCCGAGCTGATCCAGGCGGTCGAGGACTACCAGGCCGGCCGACTCGGCGTGATCCCGGCCGAGCGGCTGCCGCACACCGGTGGTGAGGGCGCCCGCGCCTGA
- a CDS encoding phospholipase D family protein, which translates to MAMRDWFLTAQERANPGSDLPVWATGNLAEPLIHGAAYFDRLVREVEALRAGDHLFFTDWRGDPDQRMRPDGPTVVQLFAQAAQRGVIVKGLIWRSHLDALSYSEAENRDLSEALCAAGAEVLLDQRVRRGGSHHQKLVLLRHPDDPARDVAFAGGIDLCHSRRDDAAHRGDPQPVTMSPKYGPRPPWHDVQLALRGPVVGALDTTFRERWTDPTPLDSENPLAYLRDRLRGADLSPDPLPDQPADPPPCGTHQIQVLRTYPAVRPRYPFAPNGERTVARGYTKAVRRARRLIYLEDQYLWSTEVANLFAQALREQPELHLVAVVPRHPDVDGRLALPPNMVGREQALSLCHRAAPDRVHVFDLENHEGTPVYVHAKVCVVDDMWASVGSDNFNRRSWTHDSELSCAVLDETRDERSPTDPPGLGDGARVFARDLRLRLWREHLDRDPDGGDDGDLLDPVDAVAAIAAAAEALERWHASGRHGPRPPGRLRPHRPERLPWLTRLWALPAYRLVYDPDGRPLRARRAGTW; encoded by the coding sequence GTGGCGATGCGGGACTGGTTCCTCACCGCACAGGAACGCGCCAACCCGGGGTCTGATTTACCCGTCTGGGCGACGGGAAACCTCGCCGAGCCGTTGATTCACGGAGCGGCGTACTTCGACCGGCTGGTGCGCGAGGTGGAAGCGCTGCGGGCGGGCGACCACCTGTTCTTCACCGACTGGCGGGGCGACCCCGACCAGCGGATGCGCCCCGACGGCCCGACCGTGGTGCAACTCTTCGCCCAGGCTGCCCAGCGCGGCGTGATCGTCAAGGGCCTGATCTGGCGTTCCCACCTCGACGCGCTCTCCTACAGCGAGGCGGAGAACCGCGACCTCAGCGAGGCGCTCTGCGCGGCCGGCGCCGAGGTGCTGCTGGACCAGCGGGTCCGCCGCGGCGGCTCGCACCACCAGAAGCTGGTGTTGCTGCGCCACCCGGACGACCCGGCGCGCGACGTCGCGTTCGCCGGCGGGATCGACCTGTGCCACAGCCGCCGGGACGACGCCGCGCACCGGGGCGACCCCCAACCGGTGACCATGTCCCCGAAGTACGGGCCGCGTCCACCGTGGCACGACGTCCAGCTCGCGCTGCGCGGCCCGGTGGTCGGCGCGCTGGACACCACGTTCCGGGAGCGCTGGACCGACCCGACGCCGCTGGACTCGGAGAACCCGCTGGCCTACCTGCGGGACCGGCTGCGCGGCGCCGACCTGAGCCCGGACCCGCTGCCCGACCAGCCCGCCGATCCCCCGCCCTGCGGCACCCACCAGATCCAGGTGCTGCGCACCTATCCGGCGGTACGGCCGCGCTACCCGTTCGCCCCGAACGGGGAACGGACGGTGGCGCGCGGCTACACCAAGGCCGTCCGCCGGGCCCGCCGGCTGATCTACCTGGAGGACCAGTACCTCTGGTCGACGGAGGTGGCGAACCTGTTCGCGCAGGCACTGCGCGAACAGCCCGAGCTGCATCTCGTCGCGGTGGTGCCCCGCCACCCGGACGTGGACGGCCGGCTGGCGCTGCCACCGAACATGGTGGGCCGGGAACAAGCGCTTTCGCTCTGCCACCGGGCCGCCCCCGACCGGGTGCACGTCTTCGACCTGGAGAACCACGAGGGCACCCCGGTCTACGTGCACGCGAAGGTCTGCGTGGTGGACGACATGTGGGCCAGCGTCGGCAGCGACAACTTCAACCGCCGCTCCTGGACGCACGACAGCGAGCTGTCCTGCGCGGTGCTGGACGAGACCCGGGACGAGCGCAGCCCGACGGACCCGCCCGGCCTGGGCGACGGCGCCCGGGTGTTCGCCCGGGACCTGCGGCTGCGCCTGTGGCGGGAGCACCTGGACCGGGACCCGGACGGCGGGGACGATGGGGATCTGCTCGACCCCGTGGACGCGGTCGCCGCGATCGCGGCGGCGGCCGAGGCGCTGGAGCGCTGGCACGCGTCGGGGCGGCACGGGCCCCGGCCGCCGGGGCGGCTGCGACCGCACCGGCCGGAACGGCTGCCCTGGCTCACCCGGCTCTGGGCGCTGCCCGCGTACCGGCTCGTCTACGACCCGGACGGCAGGCCGCTGCGCGCCCGCCGGGCCGGCACCTGGTGA
- a CDS encoding SigB/SigF/SigG family RNA polymerase sigma factor, whose amino-acid sequence MTAKTTERATTSPSTSAKLDPRALTDSATDLLHAMAALPAGHPSRAALRDRAIEAWLPLANHLAHRYSGRGEPTDDLAQTAAVGLIKAIDKFDPARGVDFAGYAIPTIIGELKRHFRDRTWDIRVPRRLQELRLAISDANSTLLQTLGRSPTVADIAGHLNLTEEEVLEGLEGARAYNAVSLSTPTGDGDRATELGDMLGGEDGEFELAELRVALGPALATLDEREQKILTLRFYGNLTQSQIAEQIGVSQMHVSRLLARALTKLRGQLDGTY is encoded by the coding sequence ATGACCGCGAAGACCACCGAGCGGGCGACCACGTCGCCGTCCACCTCCGCGAAGCTCGACCCCCGTGCGCTCACCGACAGCGCCACCGATCTGCTCCACGCGATGGCCGCGCTGCCCGCCGGCCACCCGTCGCGCGCCGCGCTGCGCGACCGGGCGATCGAGGCCTGGCTGCCGCTCGCCAACCACCTCGCCCACCGCTACAGCGGTCGCGGCGAGCCCACCGACGACCTGGCGCAGACCGCCGCGGTCGGCCTGATCAAGGCGATCGACAAGTTCGACCCCGCCCGGGGCGTCGACTTCGCCGGCTACGCCATCCCGACCATCATCGGCGAGCTCAAGCGGCACTTCCGCGACCGCACCTGGGACATCCGGGTGCCCCGCCGCCTCCAGGAGCTGCGGCTGGCCATCTCCGACGCCAACAGCACGCTGCTGCAGACCCTCGGCCGCTCGCCGACGGTCGCCGACATCGCCGGCCACCTCAACCTCACCGAGGAAGAGGTCCTGGAGGGCCTGGAGGGTGCCCGCGCGTACAACGCGGTGTCGCTGTCCACCCCGACCGGCGACGGCGACCGGGCCACCGAGCTGGGCGACATGCTCGGCGGCGAGGACGGCGAGTTCGAGCTGGCCGAGCTGCGGGTGGCCCTGGGCCCGGCCCTCGCCACGCTGGACGAGCGCGAGCAGAAGATCCTCACGCTGCGCTTCTACGGCAACCTGACCCAGTCGCAGATCGCCGAGCAGATCGGCGTGTCGCAGATGCACGTGTCCCGGCTGCTCGCCCGAGCGCTGACGAAGCTGCGGGGGCAGCTCGACGGAACGTACTAG